A window of Mus musculus strain C57BL/6J chromosome 3, GRCm38.p6 C57BL/6J genomic DNA:
cggCACACTAATAATTCCAGGCCAATTGGGCAGTTTAGGCTACAGAGTTGATATcttgtcaatcaatcaatcaatcaatgtacCAAACCTCCTTAAGTCCCCTAAATGTCCTAGTAATAACAACCAGGAGTCAAAATTACGCAATTAAGCTGATTATCCCTGATTATCTGCATCAGACATTGAGAAGTGATTCTTTTAAGATGTTCCATTTTGAGGCAATCTGTTTTGCAACAAATGGATAAAGAGTatattattatctttacttaCTGTTAAGAAAACAGGATTTGAATACTTGAAGAACTCAACTAAGATTAGTTAGACAGCCAGCAACTACTAGAATCAAGGTTTGAACCCATTAAGTTGATTCCACTTAACCATTAACCTGTACTGTTTTCTCCTTAACTAGAGGACTGCAAACCAGCACAAGCTGAACTCCAACTGTGTACAGGGCAACACCGAGCAGTGGAAGAAGCATCTATAAAGGgcgtggggctgggggtgtggcttgaTGGTGGGGTGCTTGCCTAGCGtagacaaagccctgggttccatccccagcactgcataaactgggcaTTGTCATAGACATCTGTAATCCAAAATTTAGGAGGTAAAGAAAGGGGATTAGAAGTTCAATGTCATTCTTGGCCAacagtgagttcagggccagccctTCTGAAGCCTTCCCAActccaaaacaaaggaaaaataaaaaggtcTAGGTTTTAGGGGAAGAATGGCCGCATCTTTTCATTCCATCTCTGCCACTTACTGTCACAGCAATTCTCTCACGCTCTCCTCCGACCttcagacttctcatcagagaaggTCCTAGTGCACTCTGCACAACCACTGACAAGATTATGTATTACCCAGGACAGTATCTGCCAAAAAAACTACACTCAACAAATTCTACTATTATTGTTGCCATCATAATTATGATGAGAAAAAGACTTGAGACACATAGaatataagtaattttttttttgagacatggtttcatgtAACTCTGTTTGTCTTCAAGCCTGATAAATCCCTAGcggtgaccttgaattcctgatcttcctgtctctacttcctgggtgctgggcttacaggcaagGACAACCATGATTGGTGGCAttcagtactagggattgaacccagaacttGACACATGTaaggcaagcattctatcaactgagctacatacaCCACCAGACGGAGAACGAAAGCAAGTTTCTCAGGCTTTATATAAGCAGTAAATAGCAAGCCTGAGATAGGGACTCCTAGGGAAAATGAGAAGGAAGTAGTTAGATCTCCAATGTGCTCCACCCATCTTGGATCCAGAGAAACTCAAAGTCCTTGCTGGGACGAGGACACTGACTTCTTCTTGTCTCACATAATACAGACAGTACTTGTCCTACTACATAGAAGAGCCCAgcccaggaaggcatggtggcacgtgcctttgattccagcagaGTGAGGAAGATTCACTCTGGGCTTTGAATTAAGCCCAGCCAGATATAGTCAGTCACTCAgtaagacaccctgtctcaaaaaaaaaagagccagccaGCCTCGTCCATCCCCAGGAAAGGCTAGCGGCATCTTCCCTGTCGTCCTCATCCCTCCCGTAACCAGCCTCACCTTCACCTCCTCATCCAGCTTCTTCTGAAGTTCCTCCATTTTTCGGGTAAGCTCAGCCTGTCCTGCCAGGGCCTTGGTAGAAGCAGGAGAAACCATCTGCCCGAGGTATTGAGAAACAAGGGGTGGGAAGGGAGCCCGCATCCCCATCCCTGGAGGCCTCAAGGCCCTAGCCCCGACCCTTGCTCGGACCCCAAGAAGGCCACTCACCCCCAGAGGCTGCATTTGCTCCAGCACCAAACTAACTTTCCTCCTCACAGATGCCTCACTCTCCGAGCTTCTGGAGGACGGAAGGAAAGAAGCAAGCGTGagcagaggaaagggaaaagcaagGAAGCCAGAGGGGCAGGAGGAAAGTGTATGCTCCCACCGGGTGGACCCCACTCACCCCTCCCTTAGGATGCCATAGATGGTGGCCTTCACATGGTCCGCACTGCCTGGTGGCGCTgtctctctctggtctctgagaAGGTCTGGAGTTGATTTGAACtgggagagaaaaatgaagacaaggagaaaggaaagggagaggagagaaagagagggaagattaGGCCAGAAGTCTATATGTGGTTCAAATGGAACAGAGGTGGCAAAACAGACAAGGCCTCTCAGAATGAGGAATGCTTCAGGCCTGAGGAACAGCCCAGGAAAAAAAGTCCAAAAGCAGGCTAGATCTCGGCGATATTGCTGCAGATGAGGCTTTTCTCAATAACCAGCTGTGAGCTATGTCCTAAGTAATTTGTCAGTGACGCCAACAGATTGCTAGAGTATATACATGCACAGAGCTCTAGAATTCACATaagtctgtctcaaaataaagatgCTCCCCACTTGGTCACGACACTGAGTAAAATCAGAGAAAGCACAGTCTTTACCAAGCCCCTCCAAGGACCTTTCCATATCCTCCAAGCCTGCATTATGAAAGGTGCCAGACCTAGCAGACTGGCGTTTGCTGATGACTGAAGAACTCTCCATGCTCACGTCTACTTTCCTTAGAATCTTACCCTTGAAGTATGTTGTGTATGTGGCTATTTAGTAGCTAAAATGGAggacaaaaggcagagagacctTCTCTCCTAGTTTTGTGAGTTAGCAAAGGAGTCTGTGGGCTGATGAAAAGCCAGGGAGGTTAGAAATGGGGAGGGATGGCATCTGACCTGCACCATGGCTGGATCCCGTGTCTCCTCAAAACTCTGAAGCACCCAGTCTTGAGTCTGACGCGAACGGCTGAAGCTGCTGAACGGGCTCTGCTTCTGCGATGGGTTCTTTGAACTGTCCACATGGTTGTCATACTTTGTGCCGCGGGTCCAGTGGTTAGCGGACTGGTGCTCCCGTTCCTCACGTGTATCCCGTGGGAGCCTGCTGTCCAGACTCTGGCTCCGCTTGCGCTGTTCGTGGGGAAGTGTCCTTGTGCGGCGCCCAGTGCGACCCCGGACCTGCCCCCCCTTCTGACTATCAAACTTGTTGATGAGCGAGTCCACTGAAGACAAGGGGGCAGTGTCAATGGTGTTAATCGAGGAAGTCGGTTTAGGGGCTAGTTCCAGCAAGCTGGTGCTCCTATTACTAGGACTCATAAAGGCAAGCCCGGTCAGAGAGGCTTGCGACTGGGAACGGATCAGTTTTCCATTCAAGTGGTCCTTGGGCTCCTCATCAGATGTGCTGCTCCGAGAAGTGGCAGGGCGTCCCTTGACTTGAGAGTAGGGGTTTTCGGGGAGCTCTGAATCGGAGCTCAGTGCACCTGGGGACCCCCGGTTGTTGCCCCCTTTGATCTGGACCCCAAAGGAGTCAGTCCCTTTCTCTCCACTGTTAAGAACCACAAACGGTTGCCCGGCGATGCCCTGCACACGCACAGCGACCCCATAGGTACTGGCTCTTGCATCCCTTGCAGGGCGCCGCCCACTACGACGAAGGGTGCCCATTTCAGTAGCACCCTCTGGCTCTGTAATAAATCGAATTTGAACTCCATGGTCTACGGGGCCCCGGGGATCAGCCATCATGTGTGCCTTCCTCACATGTAGGAGGGTTCCtagaagatgaagaaaacaagctTTAGCTAAAGAGCCTGAAGAAGAAACCCAGCATCAGGGAAGCTGGCTGCCTAGTTAGTTCCTTCTATAGAAAATGGCTCTCATATCTTATCTGAGCAGGAGAAATGAAGGGTATGGGAGTCCCTTCATTTCTACTCCCAGTTTCTGACTTATTAGTCCTGAGAAGGACCTAAGAATTTACATTCCTCAGCAACTTCTCCTGGGTGATGCTGATACTCTCAGTCCAGATAGCACACTTTGAAAAGGCTAAGAAAGTAGTTCATTAGTAGACAGCTTGCCTAGTGTgtacaaggccctgagtttgaccccaAACATagcaagaagaaaatcaaaatgaaacataTAACATACTTTGAGGCCCACACCCCTCAAATAATTCATTTCATTTGATGCAATCCTGAGAATTGTGGCTTATTAAGACTTTGAAGATAATCTTCTGATCTTCACATACAACACAAATTGCCATGGGTCCACCAAGTAAAGGTGGACCCCAAAACCTGCCTATCTCATTCTCCCACTCccttgaaaaaaagaaacctcCTACTGAAGAGTTTATTAAGATAAATAGATCATAAAATGTGGCACCCCATTTCTGGGGAAGATACTCCAGCTGGCCTCGGTGATGTCTCTAGGGTAAGGGTACTGAAGGCTGGACAGTGAAGTTAGTTAATTTCTACTCTCCGGGATCTCTGCTGTACTGCTTTCGGTCCCTTTTGAACTTGGTACCATATAAATGTACTACCTATCTGAGAAAGGACTTCGGGCTGGGTTGTGATTCAGTGGTAAAGCATTTGTGAGATCTGGGATTCAATCCTTAGCACCAAGAGAGGAAGGAGGCGGAGAGGAGGGAGGACTTAAATatgattttcattctttcttttttaaaacaaagtcttATGTGGTCAAAGCTGGCCTCACACTCCTTACACAGATaaccttggacttctgatccttGTATTTCCACTTAAGTACTGGTCTTACAAAGGTAGCCATTGGGCCTGGTTTTATGCAGGCTGGAGCTCAGGGTTTCatgtatgttaggcaagcactctaccaaacaGAGCTTCATCCCTAGCCCTTTCAATACAGATTCAAGTGAGCCAGTCAGTCCAAGAAGTCAGTCCTGAACAGGCAGGCTGCAGGATAGAGCCACGGCCATCTCCAGGCCAACTCCCAGGTCCACATTGCTCACACTTAGAGTCAGCAAATGGAATGTGTTCCAGGTGTGCTCTGACTCCTGGAACTTGGGAGGGAGGTTTTGTTTCAAGCAAATTAACATCAACAAATGTAGcttccctgctcctcctgctaGTTTTCACAGGAGCCCTGCACCAAGCTGGAGGAGGAGCCTCAGGTGTGCACTACAGAAAAACAATAGCACCCAGTTCAAcctccctgagaggctctggccaAGGAAACTTGGCAAGGTCCCTCTCAGAGATAGTAGCTCTAGGAAGCCAGGAAACAGGCAGCTGGAGGCAGGCGGGGCAGGAGGggcagctggaggcaggaggggcaggagggccGGAGTccaggggagaaagggtttgggGGAGGGACGGGTACTGAGGGCATTCTTAGCATCCCTATCCCTTCCCAACTGGAGAAAGGGATGGGCAAGGAAAACCCCTTTTGTGAGAATGATTCACACTTGGGGTCATGAGACTGAGAAAGCAATGCACCTCCTCCAGGACACAGCCCACACAAGCTTTTAACAGAATTTTTAAGTTTGTGAAGGCAGAGCCTCCAGAGAGGTTGagagcaggggttctcaaccaCTCTGAGTCCTCAACCCTCCAGGgatcgaatgaccctttcacaggggtcacctaagaccattagaaagcacagatatttacattacaattcataacagcagcaaacttacagttatgaaatagcaatgaaaataattttatgatggggggtcaccacatcatgaggaactgtattaaaggggtcacagcattagaaaggctgagaactgctgcacTAGAGAAAGGCTCTCACTTGGGAAATCATGTacataaaatcccagcacttgtgaggctgatgcaggaggattgccatgagttcaagatcagttGCAGAGTGAGATTTTGtctcaataaaaataagtaataggGACTGGagatgcccttccagaggacccaggtccagaggatctgacactctcatacagacaagcaggccaaaaaaaaaaaaaaaaaaaaaaagcacataaataaaaatataaactataaacAGGGTGTTAATAAACAGACTGCTTGCCTTCTTCATCTTCATGTGCAACAATTTTATAAcaggtaaacttttttttttttttttttgcgacaaggtctatgtagcccaggctggtcttgaacttattaAGTAGCTAGGGATTGTTGCTGAgaaaattgaggttccctctttggGTTCTTAAGTCTCATTAATACAAGAATTTATAAATGGGCCTCAGAAGGATGcttaaatacaattttattagagtttgagAGAGGAAACAATAGGGCAGACAAACTGTCAATCTCAGCAGTTGCCAGCAGACGGGAAATGGAAAGAAGTTGCCAGAAGCAAAAAGGAGAAAGCCTTGCCTTTAAGTGTGCAGGTTCAGTAGTGGAGGTCAGCATCCAACCACATGGCAGAAGGGAGGAGGACTTCGGAGGAAAATAAAATGCCCAGGGTATATGGGAAAGCCCACCCAAGCTTCAATAGATAgccgaaagaaagagagaagaaggcagCGTGGTGCTTGTCTCTCTGGGAAAAGCAGACCATTTCCTGCAAAGCTTCCATCATTTGCATATACTCCCAGCAGGTTTACCTCAGTTTACCTCCACACATTTACTTAATAGACTGTTTTCTGTCTCCTCCACCAGACAATAAACTCCTCCAGGACAAAGACCAAGCCTCCTAGCTGGCCTCTGCCTGGAGCATGGGGtatacaaataaatactttttaaaggctGTATCCCAAACCAAGGCAGACTCTCCCAGCAGCAGAAAGTTATGCCCGCGGACGCCTCACTCACAGCATTCTTTGTGCCTTAGTAACAGCTTCCTGGTCTGGACTCTCTGCCCTATTCGGTCCTGATCTTATAATCAGGTGTACCTAAACTGCCAGCTCTCAAGAATCACATGATTTATTCATGATAAAGTTCTGCCCTGTCAGGATATCTGCAGATCTTCCAGATCAGGTCATGGAGCTCCTGTGTAGGCACAGCAAAGTGCCCAACCCTTTGGGCCAGAGGGCCAGACAATGCCTGGGTGCTACCCATGATTCCCCTAGGTTCCAAAGacccccttcccccagcctcAATCACTATCCGTTCCACGACCTTTGGGTCAGGGGACAGGACTGAGAGATCTTTAGGGTGGGTCAGAAAATAGAGCTCTAAATGATTCAACATGGAAAACCCGAAACCTACCCGCCTTCAGTTACAGAGGACAGTGGGGTGGGGCCAAGAGAACAGGGCAGCTCTGAGGCCTTGCATAAGCTCTAGGCAGGTAAACAATGATCAAGACCAACAATGTGAAGTCCAGGGCTTGGGCTCTCACCAGATGCCTGCCTGACCCTCTTTTCCCTCCCTGGCACATGCCCAGGGCATTTCTCACCAACTGTACTCTGGGAAAAGCCCAGGACAGACGTTAATTCAGcgccatctg
This region includes:
- the Cgn gene encoding cingulin isoform X3; translated protein: MMADPRGPVDHGVQIRFITEPEGATEMGTLRRSGRRPARDARASTYGVAVRVQGIAGQPFVVLNSGEKGTDSFGVQIKGGNNRGSPGALSSDSELPENPYSQVKGRPATSRSSTSDEEPKDHLNGKLIRSQSQASLTGLAFMSPSNRSTSLLELAPKPTSSINTIDTAPLSSVDSLINKFDSQKGGQVRGRTGRRTRTLPHEQRKRSQSLDSRLPRDTREEREHQSANHWTRGTKYDNHVDSSKNPSQKQSPFSSFSRSRQTQDWVLQSFEETRDPAMVQFKSTPDLLRDQRETAPPGSADHVKATIYGILREGSSESEASVRRKVSLVLEQMQPLGMVSPASTKALAGQAELTRKMEELQKKLDEEVKKRQKLEPSRVGLERQLEEKAEECHRLQELLERRKGEVQQSSKELQNMKLLLGQEEGLRHGLEAQVKELQLKLKHSQSPDSGKESLLKDLLDTRELLEELLEGKQRVEEQLRLRERELTALKGALKEEVASHDQEVEHVRLQYQRDTEQLRRSMQDATQDHAALEAERQKMSSLVRELQRELEETSEETGHWQSMFQKNKEELRATKQELLQLRMEKEEMEEELGEKMEVLQRDLEQARASTRDTHQVEELKKELRRTQGELKELQAEQQNQEVTGRHQNQVLEKQLAALREEADRGRELEQQNLQLQKTLQQLRQDCEEASKARLRWHQRQRPWCWGSVGQPWKPHFGRHKRKMTNSEGASWVWSSS